In Poecile atricapillus isolate bPoeAtr1 chromosome 12, bPoeAtr1.hap1, whole genome shotgun sequence, one DNA window encodes the following:
- the CHMP1B gene encoding charged multivesicular body protein 1b has protein sequence MSNMEKHLFNLKFAAKELNRNSKKCDKEEKAEKAKIKKAIQKGNMEVARIHAENAIRQKNQAINFLRMSARVDAVAARVQTAVTMGKVTKSMAGVVKSMDATLKSMNLEKISALMDKFEHQFETLDVQTQQMEDTMSNTTTLTTPQNQVDMLLQEMADEAGLDLNMELPQGQTGSVGTSVASAEQDELSQRLARLRDQV, from the exons AACATCTGTTTAATTTGAAGTTTGCTGCAAAGGAGCTCAACAGGAACTCCAAAAAATGtgacaaagaagaaaaggctgagaaagcTAAAATTAAGAAG GCCATTCAGAAGGGGAACATGGAAGTGGCGCGGATCCACGCGGAGAACGCCATCCGCCAGAAGAACCAGGCCATCAACTTCCTGCGCATGAGCGCCCGCGTGGACGCCGTGGCAGCCAGGGTCCAGACTGCCGTCACCATGGGCAAG GTAACGAAGTCTATGGCAGGGGTGGTGAAGTCTATGGATGCCACCTTGAAGAGCATGAACTTGGAAAAG aTATCTGCACTAATGGACAAATTTGAGCATCAGTTTGAGACACTGGATGTTCAGACACAACAGATGGAAGACACAATGAGCAACACTACGACATTAACAACACCACAA aaCCAAGTGGACATGCTCCTGCAGGAGATGGCAGATGAAGCAGG CCTTGATCTGAACATGGAACTACCTCAAGGACAGACAGGTTCTGTTGGTACAAGCGTGGCCTCAGCAGAACAG GATGAGCTGTCACAGAGACTGGCCCGCCTACGTGATCAAGTCTAA